In Falco naumanni isolate bFalNau1 unplaced genomic scaffold, bFalNau1.pat scaffold_259_arrow_pat_ctg1, whole genome shotgun sequence, a genomic segment contains:
- the LOC121082076 gene encoding radial spoke head protein 9 homolog, with protein sequence MEAKKLSSYFHFTEPVNLKNKTLLEKADLDPSTDFLDSLERDIPQGSWTVQLEKGGTVVVLRSLLRLGLMFYHVPMTEQYGYVCFGTGEKNLDLPFML encoded by the exons AGTTcctatttccatttcactgaGCCTGTTAACCTGAAGAATAAAACCCTGCTGGAAAAGGCTGACCTCGACCCATCCACTGACTTTCTAGACTCTCTGGAGCGTGATATCCCACAAG GCTCCTGGACTGTCCAGCTAGAGAAGGGAGGCACTGTGGTGGTGCTGCGGAGCCTGCTGCGGCTGGGACTGATGTTCTACCACGTCCCAATGACCGAGCAATACGGCTATGTCTGCTTCGGCACTGGCGAGAAGAACTTGGATCTGCCCTTCATGCTGTGA